The following are encoded in a window of Thalassotalea insulae genomic DNA:
- a CDS encoding sensor histidine kinase: MLLVFISALAIALTHYLFAPLSEKLLKLEAGLLNFKDNEFSNSLVVNGRDELSQLAELYNEVADKLRIEKQHIYQREMLLDKVIESSPIVMFLVDDDGFFVYSNTATRHLLNDGKPLEGEKFAQLKLQWPESLQLALDHHQDGLFSIEQEGTVDTWHLSRGDFLLNAKKHRLFLLKQMTRELNRQEVAVWKKVIRVISHELNNSLAPISSVTHSGKMIASQIGHDKLVLIFDTIRERVEHLNHFISGYARFAKLPNPRLTQVELPSFIAKLQAQFEFALTDEVPDLSIEIDVSQIEQVLINLIKNAYESGSSKQDVSLGLQVNQAMLTISVKDRGTGMSEQVLTNALIPFYSTKQAGTGLGLALCREIIEAHNGRIALHNRNDGGLAVIIELPLNGDSSR; this comes from the coding sequence TTGCTTTTGGTCTTTATCTCAGCATTGGCTATTGCCTTAACACATTATTTATTTGCTCCCCTGTCAGAAAAGTTGCTCAAACTTGAAGCCGGTTTACTTAATTTTAAAGATAATGAATTTTCAAATTCACTTGTTGTTAACGGACGTGATGAATTGAGTCAGTTAGCCGAACTTTATAACGAGGTGGCAGACAAACTAAGAATTGAAAAACAACATATTTATCAACGGGAAATGTTGCTTGATAAGGTGATAGAAAGCTCACCAATAGTGATGTTTTTAGTCGACGATGATGGCTTTTTTGTGTATTCAAATACCGCTACTCGTCACCTGTTAAATGACGGTAAGCCACTCGAAGGAGAAAAGTTTGCACAGTTAAAACTGCAATGGCCAGAAAGTTTGCAATTGGCGTTAGATCATCATCAAGATGGTTTATTTTCGATTGAGCAAGAAGGGACGGTTGATACCTGGCACTTATCTCGCGGCGATTTTTTATTAAATGCTAAAAAACATAGATTATTTTTGCTTAAACAAATGACGCGAGAGCTTAATCGTCAGGAAGTCGCAGTATGGAAGAAAGTGATCCGGGTGATCAGTCACGAACTTAACAATTCATTGGCACCCATATCATCGGTTACGCACTCAGGGAAAATGATCGCTTCGCAAATAGGTCACGATAAGTTAGTACTCATATTTGACACTATTCGTGAGCGGGTAGAGCATTTAAATCATTTTATTAGCGGCTATGCGCGTTTTGCTAAATTGCCTAATCCTAGATTAACTCAAGTCGAATTACCTAGTTTTATCGCAAAATTGCAAGCTCAGTTTGAGTTTGCTTTAACCGATGAGGTGCCTGATTTATCAATAGAAATTGATGTCAGTCAAATCGAGCAAGTACTGATTAATTTAATCAAAAATGCTTATGAATCAGGTTCCAGTAAGCAAGATGTTTCGCTTGGTTTACAAGTGAATCAGGCAATGCTGACTATCAGTGTTAAAGATCGAGGCACTGGCATGTCGGAGCAAGTATTAACTAATGCCTTAATACCATTTTATTCAACCAAACAAGCGGGTACCGGTCTTGGTTTAGCCTTGTGCCGCGAAATTATCGAAGCTCATAATGGCCGTATTGCGTTACATAATCGTAATGATGGTGGACTAGCGGTGATTATTGAATTACCGCTTAATGGCGATAGTTCACGATAA
- a CDS encoding trypsin-like serine protease, whose amino-acid sequence MYRLLVTVLLMVISYSSTAIVIRHDVSPEQYLVEKKPPYLVYMPHEGQGTLIAPNWVLTVAHVIFYDYKGKYLTIGDKEYAIESVIIHPEYRKLDKTVLAKGTKMVMDFQYANQDIALVKLATPVNDVTPIALYPSNDELGQEVMAYGRGATGNGLNGAIYESKKQQVLRKLTNKIDEVKAQWLSITFDQNEQATLLEGIDGSGDSGGPVVVKKDHRTYLAGMFAWDYVEGPLEEFVAGQYGNKSYQVRVSSYLDWISQIIKTN is encoded by the coding sequence ATGTATCGGTTATTAGTCACAGTTCTGCTAATGGTCATTAGTTATTCAAGTACTGCAATCGTAATTCGCCATGATGTATCGCCAGAACAATATTTAGTGGAGAAAAAGCCACCGTATTTGGTTTATATGCCGCATGAAGGGCAGGGAACACTTATTGCACCTAACTGGGTGTTGACGGTTGCTCATGTGATCTTCTATGACTACAAAGGAAAATATCTCACCATAGGTGATAAAGAATATGCGATTGAGTCAGTCATCATTCACCCAGAATACCGTAAGCTGGATAAAACGGTTTTGGCAAAAGGTACAAAGATGGTGATGGACTTTCAATATGCTAACCAAGACATTGCATTAGTAAAATTAGCAACGCCGGTTAACGACGTTACGCCAATTGCTCTTTATCCTTCTAACGATGAGTTAGGCCAAGAGGTGATGGCCTATGGCCGGGGAGCAACAGGTAATGGTTTAAACGGGGCTATTTATGAAAGTAAAAAACAGCAGGTGCTACGTAAGCTGACAAATAAAATTGATGAAGTGAAAGCGCAATGGCTGTCGATCACTTTTGATCAAAATGAGCAGGCAACGTTACTTGAAGGTATCGATGGTTCTGGTGATAGCGGGGGGCCAGTGGTTGTCAAAAAAGATCATCGTACTTATCTAGCTGGCATGTTTGCCTGGGATTATGTTGAAGGGCCACTTGAAGAGTTTGTCGCTGGTCAATATGGTAATAAGAGCTATCAGGTGCGAGTTTCCAGTTATCTTGATTGGATATCTCAGATAATCAAGACAAATTAA
- a CDS encoding c-type cytochrome — MKNKSIFKVLACLAIMSFNSVAFTDTAEIINDCMDCHGNNGISTEPDMPTIAGASATFIESALFAYKDNVRPAQQSKYRFGDISKAPTDMKKIVDQLSAQQISDIATFFAQKPFKAAKQGFNQALVSDGKKVHEIKCQRCHNSGGSDPDDDSGILAGQHSLYLENSMKDYQDGSREMDKKMQQKIDQLNSDEWQALLAYYASQQ; from the coding sequence ATGAAGAACAAATCGATTTTTAAAGTCCTCGCTTGTTTAGCAATAATGAGTTTTAACTCAGTTGCTTTTACTGATACTGCAGAAATAATCAACGATTGTATGGATTGTCACGGTAACAACGGGATCAGCACAGAGCCAGATATGCCAACCATAGCCGGGGCATCGGCAACCTTTATCGAATCAGCATTATTTGCCTATAAAGACAATGTACGTCCGGCACAGCAATCAAAATATCGCTTCGGCGATATTTCAAAAGCACCAACGGATATGAAAAAAATTGTCGACCAATTATCCGCTCAGCAAATTAGCGATATTGCCACTTTTTTTGCCCAAAAGCCTTTTAAAGCTGCCAAACAAGGGTTTAACCAGGCACTGGTTAGTGATGGAAAAAAAGTCCATGAAATAAAATGCCAAAGATGCCACAACTCAGGCGGTAGCGATCCAGATGATGACTCAGGTATTTTAGCAGGACAACATAGCCTTTATCTGGAAAATTCGATGAAGGATTACCAAGACGGCTCCCGTGAAATGGATAAAAAAATGCAGCAAAAAATAGACCAGTTAAATAGCGATGAATGGCAAGCGTTACTCGCTTATTACGCAAGTCAACAATAA
- a CDS encoding NapC/NirT family cytochrome c, which produces MKIWDKLWTPSKKWWSFGIPLGGFLAAILGLLAWGAFNWSLELTNTEQFCLSCHEMSQTVYQEYQQSIHYRNSAGVKASCPDCHVPRPWVHKTIRKIKATNELWHKIRGTINTPEKFAMHREAMAERVWAEMKANNSRECRNCHAFSAMDLAAQSKRAQKKHDPVRIAETKETCIDCHKGTAHNLP; this is translated from the coding sequence ATGAAAATATGGGATAAATTATGGACCCCTAGTAAAAAATGGTGGTCGTTTGGGATACCGCTTGGCGGTTTTTTAGCAGCAATATTGGGGTTGCTGGCCTGGGGAGCCTTTAACTGGTCACTAGAGTTAACCAATACCGAGCAATTTTGTCTTAGCTGCCACGAAATGTCACAAACTGTCTATCAGGAATATCAACAATCGATTCATTACCGCAACAGCGCCGGCGTTAAAGCGAGCTGTCCCGACTGTCACGTTCCCAGACCTTGGGTTCACAAAACGATACGGAAAATAAAAGCGACCAACGAACTTTGGCATAAAATACGCGGCACAATAAACACCCCGGAAAAATTTGCCATGCACCGCGAAGCAATGGCTGAACGAGTATGGGCTGAAATGAAAGCGAATAACTCAAGAGAATGCCGCAACTGTCACGCATTTTCAGCCATGGATTTAGCAGCACAAAGTAAACGTGCACAGAAAAAACATGACCCAGTACGCATAGCAGAAACCAAAGAAACCTGCATTGATTGTCATAAAGGTACAGCGCATAACTTACCTTAG
- a CDS encoding ABC transporter permease has translation MFNYYLQLAVKSLKRTPITTLLMVLAIACGIGISMTALTLFYMTNTNPIPEKSTQLYALQLQASGKTTTWSTHDNVPVQITYQDARNLTRAMPELRHTPMFKTGFSVRSLKPEFTPILQTARVTNRHFFSMFNIKFLYGSAWNKTVDENPTLQVVIDDKLNQKLFGGGNNVGKEILLDNKQYQIVGIIENWQPKPKFYDLNNGGFQDAEQVFIPWILSSVHELPSWGNNNGWKSERITSYDEKRESENLWLQYWVELPSAQEKENFQQFLMGYVAEQKKLARFEREDARGVLRNVEQWLDYNKVVSDDSYVLVAVSFMFLAVCLVNSIGLLLAKFLRSAPSVGVRRALGASRGQVFAQHLVEVGLLGLIGGIVGLLFAVLGLSLLKSNFDGFDFVASMDLTMLIAAPVIAISATVLAGIYPAWRVCTTLPSIYLKTQ, from the coding sequence ATGTTTAACTATTATTTGCAGTTAGCGGTTAAAAGTTTAAAACGAACACCTATCACTACTTTGCTTATGGTATTGGCGATTGCATGTGGTATTGGCATTTCAATGACGGCTTTAACTCTGTTTTATATGACTAATACCAACCCAATCCCTGAAAAGTCGACACAGCTTTATGCGTTGCAGTTGCAGGCAAGTGGTAAAACCACCACATGGTCGACTCATGATAATGTGCCGGTACAGATCACTTATCAAGATGCACGCAACTTAACACGAGCAATGCCTGAGCTTAGGCATACGCCTATGTTTAAAACTGGTTTTTCAGTACGTAGTCTCAAACCTGAATTTACGCCGATTTTACAAACAGCTCGGGTAACAAACAGGCATTTCTTCTCAATGTTTAATATTAAGTTTCTTTATGGCAGTGCTTGGAATAAAACCGTTGATGAAAACCCGACACTTCAAGTGGTCATTGACGATAAGCTTAACCAAAAATTGTTTGGTGGTGGCAACAATGTAGGTAAAGAAATCTTATTGGATAATAAGCAATATCAAATAGTAGGCATAATAGAGAACTGGCAACCTAAACCTAAATTTTATGATTTAAACAATGGGGGGTTCCAAGATGCTGAGCAGGTGTTTATTCCTTGGATACTTTCTAGTGTTCACGAGCTGCCTTCATGGGGGAATAACAACGGCTGGAAAAGTGAAAGAATTACTAGCTATGACGAAAAGCGTGAATCTGAAAACTTATGGCTGCAATATTGGGTAGAGTTACCAAGCGCCCAAGAGAAAGAAAATTTTCAACAATTCTTAATGGGGTATGTTGCTGAACAAAAGAAGCTAGCACGCTTTGAACGCGAAGATGCAAGAGGCGTGTTAAGAAATGTTGAACAATGGTTAGATTATAACAAGGTTGTGAGTGACGATAGTTATGTACTGGTTGCGGTTAGCTTTATGTTTTTAGCTGTTTGTTTGGTTAACAGTATAGGTTTGTTACTAGCAAAGTTTTTACGTTCAGCACCTAGTGTTGGCGTGCGTCGAGCGTTAGGCGCGAGTCGAGGGCAAGTATTCGCTCAACATTTAGTTGAAGTCGGCTTGTTAGGGTTAATCGGTGGCATCGTAGGCCTTTTGTTTGCCGTGTTGGGCCTGTCGTTATTAAAAAGTAATTTCGATGGTTTTGACTTTGTTGCCTCGATGGATTTAACCATGTTGATAGCGGCTCCCGTGATTGCTATTAGTGCCACTGTTTTAGCAGGTATTTATCCAGCATGGCGGGTGTGTACCACCTTGCCATCTATTTATTTGAAAACTCAATAG
- a CDS encoding ABC transporter ATP-binding protein, whose product MLKMSAINKVYQTDLVQTHALRDFDLLVKEGEFVAVTGPSGSGKTTFLNIAGLLESISSGDYQLDGQSIVGLSDRELSRLRNEKIGFIFQGFNLIPDLNLYENVDVPLRYRGFSSKERKQKIEQALEMVGLASRMKHLPSQLSGGQQQRVAIARALAGEPKFLLADEPTGNLDSLMAKQVMELLENINKQGTTIVMVTHDAELARRAQRNIQIVDGQLCDFKMYQGGAVLNEQEAIA is encoded by the coding sequence ATGTTAAAAATGTCAGCAATTAATAAGGTTTATCAAACCGACTTAGTACAAACCCATGCATTACGTGATTTTGATTTGTTGGTAAAAGAAGGTGAATTTGTCGCGGTGACAGGCCCTTCTGGTTCAGGAAAAACGACCTTTTTGAATATCGCCGGCTTGTTAGAATCTATTTCTTCTGGTGATTATCAACTCGATGGTCAAAGCATAGTTGGATTATCGGATCGCGAATTGTCTCGGTTAAGAAATGAAAAAATTGGCTTTATCTTCCAAGGATTTAACTTAATTCCTGATTTAAATCTTTATGAAAATGTTGATGTGCCGCTGCGTTATCGCGGTTTTAGTAGCAAAGAGCGCAAACAAAAAATCGAGCAGGCTTTAGAAATGGTCGGTTTGGCATCACGAATGAAACATTTACCTTCGCAATTATCTGGCGGGCAGCAGCAAAGGGTTGCAATAGCTCGTGCCTTGGCGGGTGAACCTAAGTTTTTATTAGCAGATGAACCGACGGGTAATTTAGACAGTTTAATGGCTAAACAAGTAATGGAACTATTGGAAAACATCAATAAGCAAGGTACGACCATAGTGATGGTGACCCATGATGCGGAACTTGCACGTCGTGCCCAACGTAATATTCAAATTGTTGATGGTCAGTTATGCGATTTTAAAATGTATCAGGGCGGTGCTGTGTTAAATGAGCAGGAAGCAATAGCTTAA
- a CDS encoding sigma-54-dependent transcriptional regulator, whose protein sequence is MDKILVVDDNPSVCSALTILLELHDYQVVTVSCPADAMPIIMYQSIALVLLDMNFTQDTTSGEEGKKAFYQFRQLQPDLPVILLTAWTDLTTAIELVKNGAADYLAKPWDDEKLLVTIANLIELNDVQQTSKQLSKQQREREQLNHQANLCGLVFASTAMQRLVDMTVQVAKSTVNVLITGPNGVGKEKIADILHQNSPRAHQPFIKVNVGALPLDLMEAELFGAEAGAYTGANKKRIGRFEAADGGTLFLDEIGNLSLSGQMKLLRVLQTGEFERLGSSQTQTVDVRVISATNANLHQDIQEGNFREDLYYRLNVIELEVLALSQRKDDILPLVEYFTQSQKVMPKHTKQALLAHQWPGNVRELENACQRAALLSQTEEWQAQDFGLTPVDVEHNMSEFEETITKAMIEQAIAEHHGVISRAAKALGLSRQALYRRMDKFEIKK, encoded by the coding sequence ATGGATAAAATTTTAGTTGTTGATGATAACCCGTCGGTTTGCAGTGCGTTAACCATTTTATTGGAATTGCACGACTATCAGGTGGTAACCGTGAGTTGTCCGGCTGATGCTATGCCGATCATTATGTATCAAAGCATAGCGTTAGTGCTGCTTGATATGAACTTTACCCAAGACACCACCAGTGGCGAAGAGGGAAAAAAAGCTTTTTATCAGTTTCGACAACTACAACCAGATTTACCTGTCATTTTATTAACCGCCTGGACCGATCTGACAACGGCTATTGAGTTAGTAAAAAATGGCGCGGCTGACTATCTAGCTAAGCCCTGGGATGATGAAAAGCTCTTAGTGACTATTGCTAACTTGATTGAACTTAATGATGTTCAGCAAACGTCAAAGCAACTGTCTAAACAACAAAGAGAGCGCGAGCAACTTAATCATCAAGCGAACTTATGTGGTTTAGTCTTCGCCAGTACCGCGATGCAGCGTTTAGTCGATATGACAGTGCAAGTCGCTAAGTCGACGGTTAATGTTTTGATCACAGGCCCTAATGGTGTTGGTAAAGAAAAAATAGCGGATATTTTGCATCAAAATTCGCCTCGTGCCCATCAGCCGTTTATTAAAGTCAACGTTGGTGCTCTGCCGCTAGATTTAATGGAAGCGGAGTTGTTTGGCGCGGAAGCTGGTGCTTACACAGGAGCCAATAAAAAACGTATCGGACGTTTTGAGGCAGCAGACGGTGGCACCTTGTTTTTGGATGAAATTGGTAACTTGTCGTTGTCTGGGCAAATGAAATTATTGCGAGTGTTACAAACAGGCGAATTTGAACGTTTAGGTAGCAGTCAAACGCAAACCGTTGATGTGAGAGTGATCAGCGCTACCAATGCTAATTTGCACCAGGATATTCAAGAGGGCAACTTTCGAGAAGATTTATATTATCGTTTAAATGTTATTGAACTGGAGGTGTTGGCGCTTAGTCAGCGTAAAGATGATATTTTACCGTTAGTTGAATATTTTACGCAAAGTCAAAAAGTCATGCCTAAGCATACTAAACAAGCCTTATTGGCACATCAATGGCCAGGCAATGTTCGAGAGCTGGAAAACGCCTGTCAACGCGCCGCACTATTGTCGCAAACGGAAGAATGGCAAGCGCAGGACTTTGGTTTAACGCCTGTTGACGTTGAGCATAATATGAGCGAATTCGAAGAAACCATCACTAAAGCGATGATCGAGCAGGCAATAGCTGAGCATCATGGGGTAATAAGTCGAGCGGCCAAAGCGTTAGGCTTAAGTCGACAGGCTTTGTATCGCCGCATGGATAAATTTGAGATCAAAAAGTAA
- a CDS encoding VOC family protein, translated as MLTIVGIDHIVLRTDKLNEMLAFYCQVLGCTIERQTDKSLGLTQLRAGNALIDIVDVNSELGRAGGNAPSTSENNLDHFCLQLATISEQQLIEHFKQHNISLPNFERRYGAQGYGQSVYLTDPQGNTVELRSTI; from the coding sequence ATGCTAACAATTGTTGGAATTGATCATATCGTATTACGTACCGACAAGCTCAATGAAATGTTAGCATTTTACTGTCAGGTACTGGGCTGCACCATTGAGCGTCAAACAGATAAATCACTTGGTCTGACGCAGCTCAGAGCCGGCAATGCCTTAATTGATATTGTTGATGTTAACAGTGAATTAGGTCGTGCTGGCGGTAACGCACCAAGCACAAGCGAAAATAACCTCGATCATTTTTGCCTGCAACTGGCCACTATCAGCGAACAACAACTAATCGAGCACTTTAAACAGCACAATATCAGCCTACCTAACTTTGAGCGCCGCTATGGTGCTCAGGGCTATGGTCAATCAGTGTACCTAACAGACCCACAAGGTAATACAGTAGAATTACGTTCAACGATTTAA
- the mutY gene encoding A/G-specific adenine glycosylase produces MNQSTKITNTSAQYFSDNILSWFHQQGRKHLPWQQNKTPYRVWISEIMLQQTQVATVIPYYQRFMASFPTINDLANADEDNVLHHWTGLGYYARARNLHKAAKIIRDQYQGQFPQDIEQVVALPGIGRSTAGAILSLSLKQHHAILDGNVKRVLARYYLVEGHNAQAKFEKALWPIAEQLTPKEEVENYNQAMMDIGAMVCTRTKPLCEQCPVNDGCLAYAGNEQANFPQKKPKKTTPVKQTIMLIPRVENQVLMEKRPPAGIWGGLYCFLELADKNAINETLTDLGLTLEKTTQLTEFRHTFSHFHLDIEPILVDCAISANNLVNEPADFNWYKLDDINTVGLAASSCKILDEIKQLVRL; encoded by the coding sequence ATGAATCAAAGTACAAAAATAACTAACACGTCTGCACAATATTTTAGCGACAATATTCTGTCCTGGTTTCACCAACAAGGACGCAAGCATTTGCCTTGGCAGCAAAATAAAACGCCTTATCGGGTGTGGATTTCAGAAATCATGTTGCAACAAACCCAGGTTGCCACTGTTATTCCTTATTACCAACGCTTTATGGCAAGCTTTCCGACCATTAACGACTTAGCCAATGCTGATGAAGATAACGTACTGCATCATTGGACGGGCTTAGGCTATTACGCGCGTGCTCGTAATCTTCATAAAGCGGCAAAAATTATTCGTGACCAATACCAAGGCCAGTTTCCACAAGACATTGAGCAAGTGGTTGCTCTGCCGGGTATTGGCCGCTCAACCGCCGGAGCCATTCTCAGTCTGTCACTCAAACAACATCACGCCATTTTAGACGGTAATGTAAAAAGAGTGCTTGCACGCTACTACCTGGTTGAGGGGCATAATGCCCAGGCAAAATTTGAAAAAGCATTATGGCCGATTGCAGAACAGCTTACGCCGAAAGAAGAAGTAGAAAACTATAATCAGGCGATGATGGATATTGGCGCTATGGTGTGCACCCGCACCAAACCGTTATGTGAGCAATGCCCTGTTAATGACGGTTGTCTTGCCTATGCGGGAAATGAACAGGCGAACTTTCCTCAGAAAAAGCCAAAGAAAACTACGCCAGTAAAACAAACCATCATGTTGATCCCTAGGGTAGAGAATCAGGTTTTAATGGAGAAACGACCACCGGCAGGCATTTGGGGCGGCCTGTATTGCTTTTTGGAACTAGCAGATAAAAATGCGATTAACGAAACACTGACAGATCTTGGACTAACGTTAGAAAAAACCACTCAGTTAACCGAGTTCCGTCATACCTTTAGCCATTTTCATCTCGATATAGAGCCAATACTTGTCGATTGTGCAATCTCCGCCAATAATCTAGTTAATGAGCCCGCTGATTTTAACTGGTATAAGTTAGACGATATCAACACGGTTGGGCTGGCCGCTTCAAGTTGTAAGATTTTAGATGAAATTAAACAATTAGTGCGGCTTTAA
- a CDS encoding ABC transporter permease, with amino-acid sequence MLNISPIFNAMMRNKNSIVLIIMQIALTLAIVSNAAFIIEQRISDMQRDTGIKEAQVLSFNLYFFDPEVEITDQLLLDEQELRKLPGVIDAVAINQIPLSGSGDSWSFLNQAQEDGALQVGAGVFHGGEHLLSGLGVAVSRGRNFTANDVVYLRDGMVTPDAAIVTQAFADTMFANEDALGKTIYNLGKPIEIIGIVDQMQGSWLHSDNVENNVFVPMIMPSNFKRFAVHVEAGMANEIRHQIEDIMLKLENRRVIMPVASLEEQKKSSYQQDRLMTNMLMVIIAVLIFITALGIAGMTIFNVNRRQKQIGTRRALGASRLEIQRYFMIESALIAGIGIVIGIILALVLNNYLMTYFSSESLSFDYIVATLTGIILVIEFAVFWPARKASMISPAIATRSV; translated from the coding sequence ATGTTAAATATTTCTCCAATTTTTAACGCCATGATGCGTAATAAGAACAGTATTGTTTTGATCATCATGCAGATTGCATTGACCTTAGCTATTGTCAGTAACGCTGCTTTCATTATTGAACAGCGGATTTCTGATATGCAGCGTGATACTGGCATAAAAGAAGCGCAAGTGCTGTCATTTAATCTTTACTTTTTTGATCCTGAAGTCGAAATTACTGATCAGTTATTACTGGATGAACAGGAACTAAGAAAATTACCGGGCGTGATAGATGCGGTCGCTATTAATCAAATTCCACTGTCTGGCAGTGGTGATTCATGGAGCTTTTTAAATCAAGCGCAAGAAGATGGTGCCTTACAAGTAGGAGCTGGTGTATTCCATGGCGGTGAACATCTGCTGTCTGGGCTAGGGGTTGCAGTGAGTCGTGGCCGTAACTTTACCGCTAATGACGTAGTTTATTTGCGTGATGGTATGGTAACCCCTGATGCTGCAATAGTGACGCAAGCGTTTGCTGACACTATGTTTGCAAATGAAGATGCATTAGGAAAAACTATTTATAACCTAGGTAAGCCGATTGAAATTATTGGTATTGTTGATCAAATGCAAGGCTCCTGGTTGCATTCAGATAATGTTGAGAATAACGTTTTTGTGCCTATGATCATGCCGAGTAATTTTAAGCGTTTTGCGGTGCACGTTGAAGCCGGTATGGCAAATGAAATCAGGCATCAGATTGAAGATATTATGCTTAAGTTGGAAAATCGACGCGTTATCATGCCGGTCGCATCGTTAGAAGAGCAAAAAAAATCCAGTTATCAACAAGATAGGTTAATGACTAATATGTTGATGGTGATCATTGCTGTACTCATCTTTATTACGGCATTAGGGATTGCCGGTATGACCATTTTTAACGTCAATCGTCGCCAAAAACAAATAGGGACCAGACGGGCACTGGGAGCGAGTCGACTTGAAATTCAGCGATACTTTATGATCGAAAGCGCTTTGATAGCAGGCATAGGAATTGTGATAGGTATCATACTGGCATTAGTATTAAATAATTACTTAATGACCTACTTTTCATCTGAATCCTTATCGTTTGATTATATTGTGGCTACGTTAACAGGCATTATTCTGGTGATTGAATTTGCGGTATTTTGGCCTGCTCGTAAGGCATCAATGATTTCTCCTGCTATTGCGACACGTTCTGTTTAG